CGATATTTCCCGCTGCAAGGTGCCCTCCATGCAATCCCTGCTCGAACTGGTCGACCTGCTCGCATCACTCAAATACAACCAGCTGCAGCTCTATACGGAACACACCTTCGCCTACCAAAATCACCGCATCGTGTGGCAAGATGCCTCTCCCCTAACACCGGATGAGATTCGCGAAATAGATGCCTATTGCGCCGCTCGTCATATCGAGCTCGTTCCCAACCAAAATTCATTCGGGCATATGGAACGTTGGCTACGCCATTCCCAGTACCAACACCTTGCCGAATCTCCAAACGGTTTTGAGCATCCCATTGCCGGATGGAAGGAATTTGGCTCTACCCTGAAGCCGACTCTAGAGTCAGCGAAATTCGTCGACGAACTGTTCGCTGAATTACTGCCAAACTTCTCCTCTCAAAACTTCAATGTCGGTGGTGATGAACCTTGGGAGCTGGGACAAGGTTTTAGCAAAGAGTTGGTTAACAATCATGGCAAAACAAGAGTATACCTAGACCATCTCCTTCGTATCCAAAATAATGTGCGCAAATACGGAAAGCGTATGCAATTCTGGGGAGATATCATTATAAATGATCCCCAATTGGCCACAGAGTTAGGAGAGGATACCACTGCCCTACTGTGGGGTTACGAGCTTGATCATCCGTTTCCGGAGCAATGTATGGCGATGAAGAACGCAGGAGTTGATTTCTACGTCGTGCCGGGAACATCGACTTGGAACTCCATTGGAGGCAGGCTGTACACATCGCTGCCAAACATAGATTCCGCCGCATTCAACGCGTACCAACATGGAGCAGTAGGACTCCTGCTAACAGATTGGGGCGACAACGGACACCATCAAAGCTCTCTCCTTAGTATTCCTGCCATTCTCCAAGCAGCCTCCCGAAGTTGGAATGCTAGCAACGAAGACCTCGATCTTAAATCGGCATCCCAAAGGATTCCGAATCCGTTATCGGTTTCTGAATACGATGCAATTATTGCACTAAGCGCTATTGCCGGAAGTTTCTCGAAATATCTCCACAACGGAAGCTGGCTGAACAAGATTCTCTTCGCCAAAAT
This genomic interval from Pelagicoccus albus contains the following:
- a CDS encoding beta-N-acetylhexosaminidase, with the translated sequence MLLFPAVKKIVLHDGFYRGADNFGISISHLAPKNGYTIKITEQQVAVSSYDEAAAFYAQATLNQIRQQSPDTGTLPCLEIEDWPDLKTRGYMLDISRCKVPSMQSLLELVDLLASLKYNQLQLYTEHTFAYQNHRIVWQDASPLTPDEIREIDAYCAARHIELVPNQNSFGHMERWLRHSQYQHLAESPNGFEHPIAGWKEFGSTLKPTLESAKFVDELFAELLPNFSSQNFNVGGDEPWELGQGFSKELVNNHGKTRVYLDHLLRIQNNVRKYGKRMQFWGDIIINDPQLATELGEDTTALLWGYELDHPFPEQCMAMKNAGVDFYVVPGTSTWNSIGGRLYTSLPNIDSAAFNAYQHGAVGLLLTDWGDNGHHQSSLLSIPAILQAASRSWNASNEDLDLKSASQRIPNPLSVSEYDAIIALSAIAGSFSKYLHNGSWLNKILFAKIDSLENLRGDLDLLELESARESLTGLAVDGELGLARDLLLFAAEKGISILNRQHPLPVPKELISRFRHYWLLRNRPGGLEECVAFFT